In the Chloroflexota bacterium genome, TACTGTGGGAATAGTCGGTCCCAAGTGAACGATATCTCGTACATCTAGTACTTTATGCTGGATTTTCCTAGCCGTACTTAAGTCATTCTCACACGTGGCCCTCCATAGGTCTGCCATCAATTCTGGGAAGGCGTTAGCTAAGCCAGCCACACAGGCTCGAGCGCCCATAATATAGGCTGGCAAAAACAGGGCCTCAGTCCCGATAACGAAATCAAAGTCGCGCTCTCCTACAGCGCGCTGCTTTTCTATAAAATCACAGATATCAAAACTGCTGTCCTTAATGCCCCAAACACCAATGTCTGCCAACCGAGCCAGCAGGTGTGGCGATATCTTATTCCCAGAGGCCTGTGGGTTATCATAGGCGTAGATCGGGATGGAAACTGCTTTCATAACTGCGCGGTAGTGTTCGAAAATCGCGTCCTCTGTGTGTTTGTAATAGAACGGGGGGATAATCGCAACCGCGGTTGCTCCTACTGAATTTGCATGTTTTGCCAGTTCCACAGCGGAAGAGGTATCCGTCGTGCCCACGTGAACGACCACTGGCACGCGGCCCCTGACTTGATCTACGACGATCTCCACTACCCGCTTGCGTTCCGTTACAGACATTAAGGGGCCACTTCCGTAAGTTCCGCAAGTGTAAAGGCCACCTATATGGGGTAATAAGAACTCGATGTGTCTCCGAAGTCCATCTTCATACACGTTTCC is a window encoding:
- a CDS encoding dihydrodipicolinate synthase family protein, whose protein sequence is MKRLHLQGIVPPNITPFDSEGNVYEDGLRRHIEFLLPHIGGLYTCGTYGSGPLMSVTERKRVVEIVVDQVRGRVPVVVHVGTTDTSSAVELAKHANSVGATAVAIIPPFYYKHTEDAIFEHYRAVMKAVSIPIYAYDNPQASGNKISPHLLARLADIGVWGIKDSSFDICDFIEKQRAVGERDFDFVIGTEALFLPAYIMGARACVAGLANAFPELMADLWRATCENDLSTARKIQHKVLDVRDIVHLGPTIPTVHAILQMRGVDAGFPRAPFQPLEAGLRTKIRAALTNAGML